The following proteins come from a genomic window of Halorussus halophilus:
- a CDS encoding zinc ribbon domain-containing protein, whose product MGSRTTPNFCSKCGTALAQGDAFCSQCGTPVAGESARTRASADSFDAGRAGGFDAGKAGDPGYFRRRVEDLTDEGWDVEKDYGDRVVMVDRGFGSIGVHVLLLLFTWGLGNLFYGWYHYYRVPDRIEIREGGTERYLRGKNSTSNATSESSPDVGNLLLSIFVALVGVGFVTSGGSVFAVGFGFVLLALAVGLFEPVRERLGDRKPITTFGPGHETTQEVVREPDVPCTACARPVNTGVKRTYRKRRYVAGVPVATSEEGENYYCRSCANGDPFTGDFDDEEREDREKTREFA is encoded by the coding sequence ATGGGTTCCCGTACGACACCGAACTTTTGTTCGAAGTGCGGTACGGCGCTGGCGCAGGGGGACGCTTTCTGCTCGCAGTGCGGGACGCCGGTCGCAGGGGAGTCGGCGAGAACGCGCGCAAGTGCCGACTCCTTCGACGCCGGACGCGCAGGTGGCTTCGACGCCGGAAAGGCAGGTGACCCGGGCTACTTCCGGCGGCGCGTCGAAGACCTCACCGACGAAGGGTGGGACGTAGAGAAGGACTACGGCGACAGAGTCGTCATGGTGGACCGCGGTTTCGGGTCGATTGGCGTTCACGTGCTGTTACTCCTGTTCACGTGGGGGCTTGGCAACCTCTTCTACGGGTGGTACCACTACTACAGGGTGCCGGACAGAATCGAAATCAGGGAGGGCGGAACCGAACGCTACCTCCGCGGTAAGAACTCCACCTCGAACGCGACATCGGAGTCGTCGCCGGACGTCGGCAACCTGCTCCTGAGTATCTTCGTCGCGCTCGTCGGGGTCGGATTCGTCACGTCCGGCGGGTCGGTGTTCGCCGTCGGCTTCGGCTTCGTCCTCCTCGCGCTCGCAGTCGGACTGTTCGAACCGGTCCGGGAGCGACTCGGCGACCGTAAACCGATTACGACGTTCGGTCCCGGTCACGAGACCACCCAAGAAGTGGTCCGAGAACCGGACGTTCCGTGTACGGCCTGCGCTCGGCCCGTCAACACTGGCGTCAAGCGAACCTACCGCAAGCGTCGATACGTCGCGGGCGTTCCCGTCGCCACCAGCGAAGAGGGTGAGAACTACTACTGTCGGTCCTGCGCGAACGGCGACCCGTTCACTGGCGACTTCGACGACGAAGAACGGGAAGACCGGGAGAAGACGCGAGAGTTCGCCTGA
- a CDS encoding TOBE domain-containing protein, translated as MPLSARNRLSGTVESVATEGLIAEVVVETDGGQSVTAIITSDSVERLGISEGEEVDAVVKATEVMIEN; from the coding sequence ATGCCCCTCAGCGCACGCAACAGACTTTCTGGCACCGTCGAATCAGTAGCGACGGAGGGACTGATAGCCGAAGTCGTCGTCGAAACGGACGGCGGACAGTCGGTGACGGCCATCATCACCAGCGACTCGGTAGAGCGCCTCGGCATCTCGGAGGGCGAGGAGGTAGACGCCGTCGTGAAAGCGACCGAAGTGATGATCGAGAACTAA